In Rhinoraja longicauda isolate Sanriku21f chromosome 6, sRhiLon1.1, whole genome shotgun sequence, the following proteins share a genomic window:
- the ankrd11 gene encoding ankyrin repeat domain-containing protein 11 yields the protein MVEKQSGKKDKEKISCSKTPKLDRSDGGKEVKEKASKRKLPFTVGVNSGDQKDSDTEKQGPERKRVKKEAGTRRSGLFGAGIRAGCPLSERQQVALLMQMTAEESANSPDRTPKHPSQSIFGQKTTPTSASKTKDKVNKRNERGETRLHRAAIRGDARRIKELISEGADVNVKDFAGWTALHEACNRGSYDVAKQLLAAGADVNTKGLDDDAPLHDAANNGHRKVVKLLLKYGGNPHQSNRKGETPLKVANSPTMVNLLLRKGSCSSSDESSTETSEDGDAPSVAPSSSIDGNNTDSEFEKGLRHKIKRQQLSKTVTPLKDEYEFDEDDEEDRVPPVDDKHLLKKDRKDLQTNSCISIPKSETKSSKNSLLTPKKTPRRILSDTNSSDEEDSLIRFSPPLTRPSVLSSLPAKQRQSPVKKQQKEKTKVNKKWKKDVKNKEGRLSKDEDHFHSSATESNNSESEEEDKGSVQSGLSMKNSYVSLKESAMFSSLSASCSSSQGSYASSKHIPSLARQHSKPWRADGWKSNMSPVWSDVSSLSDSVRTRLTSESDYSSEDSSLESVKQVKEKRDNRKKNLVDGDETAKKMAEDIFQILNADEIVQKCDKQGKVVKKHKMKHKNKMKNKEKGRSQNILTGSDKFSRSLSLETDELKQRVEKSLSAATESFSIDRIKILKHNKEKLKKEDKEKSLKDKSEEKDWVPKDETGKTCKQEKLKKIKDLSKDNHKSLKEEKDKMFKVDKEKLFKAKSSKEEKFKTHKDDKKKAKDKSSKGEKHLKQDKEKSATDDKKLKKDKIRKEESDYDDPKTKSHFLDSDDRFSMSDHEEKWFSDLSSNSSLYDVKGVANWVIPMKDFKELKDGTTGTLAVETTKEECKEKKKESRVKDKRELNEKRSDKDCIRKKDREYVEKSAEKKKEELDKYKLGQSCFLEKERRSKDFIESIKDRKDKEAIESIKERKTPIAEFCKERKDFKGKADDATKTDSKECGNEIFFKDKFESDFSGRTMEARERHYSGKEKERKDGTEKREKIKIEKYKEKSKDRTSIEIEKEKEKSLTDKILKDKDVDKEKLFRELSGFKEKKEQKEKNKDIFSRDKDRKTLSELGKEKRDKNIMEKHAEKDKDFTEKKEKEKTDKHKGIDTELGKEKIWHSIANDIFTDESGDESEYCDKELGSNEMCRSDLLPDKEEAKTEKELFPHEKHRKYSTDKQHLAEKPRVKELKDKKKDKILIDCGKDKREKCLTEKHKEKKDKESVDKFKERKDRVSTDSNLEKKLKPKLPEKLEKQHSIDEKSKGKLKEKTDRELLIKERRLSKGIPIEEEKKCSEKLQGSSFNEFKEDSNDKISEVSSDSFIERLQDSTMCTLSDVLNVGQDNVEEKLKDSLNVLFSQEKCKEKERNRHLSSSSRKNERDKVKKEKRDKSEEFKEVVGKREGPVFERELLMGDGDCMSHFFKAEKDDELDKSGDVVYSEKKDKNESEKELSKKVEKVSSVLIGVKEREKDKKKKDKHKDKSKDDKEKHKEKHGESVMVFKHSKDEHKLSLKESFPIVRESGGNKEKAKDDCLKNIEIKQKEKIKESSEKDKNDSFKFRIIENDKLNQAKEVSCKDSRPKEKLLGDGDLIMTSFERMLSQRDLEVEERHKRHKERMKLKEKMRHRSGDPKLREKTRSTEEIRRKSFDMLTKKSSLDSQQKDKKLKDQGPGQIMPLDANVQPVTCPDVKDWLSTPGLKANLPASPKSDQDRPTGVPKMTPMVSCPSYEDLLPTAHMPNCVNEDLTDLFEGIESQNSVTMSAISMNAYSPTFFDRYISIPTGIQSNPNQTPTSTVHVSSLFRSVSMDTRRPQEVFDNSEKFFRQQSVPTSSDYETSIAQPMEEKSFVHSERFSGLSPCVSSEHRISSPQLEQSHSGAAKSFTENLAPPPESVLNHLHAKSLPSQSPEPLEPSIDSLVTDFALPLDSSEQQPNTPLISPNSALNASLVPISGAPFTSNDSAQDKLSYPSSPHRPNEQLPLSPMSNSLEHSMNWSMGSELHLKSPHQSFGEITRPQCPPDTIHNTELPFDSSILSHFPESPIQCPISGSDTEQDGNRDEMPGLDQVEQSVALDNALPYMSPIKANSPFDTCKPLPDECCTAASEMHNIVVENQQEQIKVSEKCDEPQQNVTAGQQEEHLPWADSFADSIDDLDLGPFSLPILPLPDKDPDIEMTEPESEESAEITEANDPVVISTHTEGTDHTAISSGEEHGAINEILKAVTPPVEDTIEDTMERNSLCAEEIGEKDSQPISPQHTEINTEFEDEAMTVTSNALVDDAIVKVLETTEAIPKPVTEAAKPTKGEEIPQRITRNRAQMLANLNKQNNAVTLEKDTASVQLGKPKGRIVEEDDSQHPRKRKIPRGNHQPIILNPSAQQTREMIQQTLAAIVDSIKLDDIEPYHSDRSNPYFEYLQIRKKIEEKRKILCCIIPQAPQCYAEFVTYTGSYLLDGKPLSKLHIPVIAPPPSLCEPLKELFRQQEAVRGKLRLQHSIEREKLIVSCEQEILRVHCRAARTIANQAVPFSACTMLLDSEVYNMPSENQGDENKTSVRDRFNARQFISWLQDVDDKYDRMKTCLLMRQQHEAAALNAVQRMEWQLKVQELDPAGHKSLCVTEVPSFYVPMVDVNDDFVLLPA from the exons ATCGTACCCCAAAGCACCCCTCACAATCGATTTTTGGACAAAAGACAACACCAACTTCTGCCTCCAAAACCAAAGACAAAGTAAATAAGAGGAATGAACGTGGAGAGACTCGACTTCACCGAGCTGCCATTCGAGGAGATGCACGTCGCATAAAAGAACTCATCAGTGAAGGTGCAGATGTGAATGTGAAAGATTTTGCAG GTTGGACTGCTCTGCATGAAGCATGCAATAGGGGTTCCTATGATGTGGCTAAGCAACTCCTTGCAGCAGGTGCTGACGTCAATACAAAAGGCTTGGATGATGATGCACCTCTCCATGATGCAGCCAACAATGGTCACCGCAAG GTAGTAAAGTTGCTGTTGAAATACGGAGGGAATCCTCATCAGAGTAACAGAAAAGGAGAGACGCCGCTCAAAGTTGCCAATTCCCCCACCATGGTGAACCTGTTACTGCGAAAGGGTTCTTGCAGCTCCAGTGATGAGAGTTCAACAG aaaCTTCAGAAGATGGAGATGCTCCCTCAGTTGCTCCCTCCAGCTCAATTGATGGTAATAACACAGACTCTGAATTTGAGAAAGGCCTGAGGCACAAAATCAAGCGACAACAGTTATCTAAAACAGTTACACCACTAAAGGATGAGTATGAATTTGATGAGGATGATGAGGAAGATAGAGTACCACCCGTTGACGACAAACATTTGCTGAAAAAAGATAGAAAAGACTTACAAACGAACAGTTGTATTTCTATTCCTAAATCAGAGACAAAATCTTCTAAAAATTCCCTTCTAACACCAAAGAAAACCCCACGACGTATTTTATCTGACACCAACAGTTCCGATGAAGAGGATAGTTTAATACGCTTCTCTCCTCCTCTAACTAGGCCTTCGGTGCTCTCCAGTCTACCTGCTAAACAAAGGCAGTCACCAGTGAAAAAACAGCAAAAAGAGAAAACTAAAGTGAACAAAAAATGGAAAAAGGATGTGAAAAACAAGGAAGGCAGATTGAGTAAGGATGAAGACCATTTCCATTCATCTGCAACAGAAAGTAACAATTCAGAAAGTGAGGAGGAGGATAAGGGTTCAGTACAAAGTGGACTTAGCATGAAGAACTCTTATGTGAGCTTGAAAGAATCAGCAATGTTCTCTTCATTGTCTGCATCCTGTTCTTCCTCACAAGGAAGCTATGCATCGTCAAAGCATATTCCCAGTCTTGCACGGCAACATTCTAAACCCTGGCGAGCTGATGGTTGGAAATCAAATATGTCGCCGGTGTGGTCTGATGTGAGTTCTTTGTCAGATTCAGTAAGAACACGACTGACAAGTGAATCGGACTATTCTTCCGAGGACTCCAGTTTAGAATCTGTTAAACAAGTGAAAGAGAAAAGAGATAATAGAAAGAAAAATCTTGTTGATGGAGATGAAACTGCGAAGAAAATGGCTGAAGATATCTTCCAGATTTTGAATGCTGACGAAATAGTTCAGAAATGTGATAAGCAGGGCAAAGTTGTTAAAAAGCATAAAATGAAACACaagaacaaaatgaaaaacaaagaaaaggggaggtctcaGAATATCTTGACAGGCAGTGATAAGTTTTCAAGAAGTTTGAGTCTAGAAACGGACGAACTTaagcaaagagtagaaaaatCTTTAAGTGCAGCAACTGAAAGCTTTTCAATTGATcgaataaaaatattaaaacacaATAAAGAAAAGTTGAAGAAGGAAGATAAAGAAAAATCTTTGAAAGACAAATCTGAAGAAAAAGACTGGGTGCCAAAAGATGAAACAGGGAAAACTTGTAAACAAGAAAAGTTAAAGAAAATTAAAGATCTCTCCAAAGATAATCACAAGTCTTTAAAGGAGGAGAAAGACAAAATGTTCAAAGTAGATAAAGAAAAACTCTTTAAAGCGAAATCTTCCAAAGAAGAAAAGTTTAAAACCCACAAAGATGATAAGAAAAAGGCAAAAGACAAATCTTCAAAGGGAGAGAAGCATTTGAAACAAGACAAAGAAAAATCTGCAACGGATGACAAAaaacttaaaaaagataaaattCGCAAAGAGGAATCTGATTATGATGATCCAAAGACTAAAAGTCATTTTCTAGACAGTGATGATAGGTTTAGTATGTCTGACCATGAAGAAAAGTGGTTTTCAGATTTGTCCTCCAATTCTTCTTTGTATGATGTAAAAGGGGTAGCTAATTGGGTTATTCCAATGAAAGACTTCAAAGAATTAAAAGATGGCACAACAGGGACACTGGCTGTTGAAACAACGAAAGAAGAAtgcaaggagaagaagaaagaatcCAGGGTAAAAGATAAGCGAGAACTAAATGAAAAGCGCTCTGACAAAGACTGCATAAGAAAGAAAGACCGTGAATATGTGgagaaaagtgcagagaagaaaaaagaagaacTTGATAAATATAAATTGGGGCAGAGCTGTTTTCTGGAAAAAGAGAGAAGAAGTAAAGACTTTATTGAAAGTATTAAAGATAGAAAAGATAAAGAAGCTATTGAAAGCATTAAAGAGCGAAAAACCCCGATTGCTGAATTCTGCAAGGAAAGAAAAGACTTTAAGGGAAAGGCTGACGATGCAACCAAAACAGATTCAAAGGAGTGTGGAAATGAAATTTTCTTCAAGGACAAGTTTGAAAGTGATTTCAGTGGGAGGACAATGGAAGCAAGGGAGAGGCATTATTCAGGAAAAGAGAAGGAAAGAAAGGATGGAACtgaaaagagggaaaagataaaaaTTGAAAAATACAAGGAAAAGTCTAAGGATAGAACTTCAATTGAAattgaaaaggaaaaagagaagagctTGACTGATAAAATCTTAAAGGACAAAGATGTGGATAAAGAAAAGCTATTCAGAGAATTGAGTGGTTTCAAAGAAAAAAAGGAACAAAAGGAAAAGAACAAAGATATCTTTAGCCGAGACAAGGACAGAAAAACATTGTCAGAACTCGGTAAAGAAAAGCGGGACAAAAATATAATGGAAAAACATGCAGAAAAAGATAAAGACTTTACCGAAAAAAAGGAGAAAGAAAAAACAGATAAGCATAAAGGAATTGATACAGAACTTGGAAAGGAAAAGATTTGGCATAGCATAGCAAATGACATCTTCACAGATGAAAGTGGGgatgagtcagagtattgtgACAAAGAACTTGGGAGTAATGAAATGTGCAGAAGTGACTTACTGCCTGATAAAGAGGAGGCAAAAACAGAGAAGGAACTATTTCCTCATGAGAAACACCGAAAATACTCGACTGATAAACAACATTTAGCAGAGAAACCAAGAGTAAAAGAACTCAAAGATAAGAAAAAGGATAAAATATTAATAGACTGTGGGAAAGATAAGAGAGAAAAGTGTTTGACTGAAAAACATAAAGAAAAGAAAGATAAGGAATCAGTTGATAAATTTAAAGAGAGAAAGGACAGAGTATCAACAGATTCAAACCTAGAAAAGAAACTCAAACCAAAACTTCCAGAAAAGTTAGAAAAGCAGCACTCCATTGATGAAAAGTCAAAAGGTAAGCTAAAAGAAAAAACTGACAGAGAACTTTTGATAAAGGAAAGGCGACTTTCAAAAGGAATCCCaatagaagaagaaaaaaaatgctCAGAAAAGCTGCAGGGTTCAAGTTTTAATGAATTTAAAGAGGATTCCAATGACAAGATCAGTGAAGTTTCATCTGACAGCTTCATAGAACGACTTCAAGATTCCACAATGTGTACCTTAAGTGATGTTCTGAATGTTGGTCAAGACAATGTGGAGGAAAAGTTAAAGGATTCACTTAATGTTTTGTTTTCACAAGAAAAATGCAAAGAAAAGGAAAGAAACAGACATCTGTCATCATCATCAAGAAAAAATGAACGAGACAAGGTGAAGAAAGAAAAGCGGGATAAATCCGAGGAATTCAAAGAAGTTGTTGGTAAACGAGAAGGCCCAGTGTTTGAACGAGAACTCTTGATGGGAGATGGCGATTGCATGAGCCATTTTTTTAAAGCTGAAAAGGATGATGAATTAGACAAAAGTGGAGATGTTGTTTACAGTGAGAAGAAAGATAAAAATGAATCTGAAAAGGAATTGTCTAAAAAAGTAGAGAAGGTGTCAAGTGTTTTAATTGGTGTCAAGGAGAGGGAGAAAGACAAAAAAAAGAAAGACAAACATAAGGATAAATCAAAAGATGATAAAGAAAAGCACAAGGAAAAACACGGAGAATCGGTCATGGTATTCAAGCATTCTAAAGACGAACATAAGTTGAGCCTTAAAGAGTCTTTTCCTATAGTTAGAGAGTCAGGCGGAAACAAAGAAAAAGCAAAAGATGACTGTTTGAAAAATATTGAAATCAAACAAAAGGAAAAAATCAAAGAGAGTTCAGAAAAGGACAAAAATGACTCCTTTAAGTTTAGAATCATTGAAAATGATAAACTAAATCAAGCTAAAGAAGTCTCCTGCAAAGATAGCAGACCTAAGGAAAAACTTTTAGGTGATGGAGACCTGATAATGACCAGCTTCGAACGTATGCTGAGCCAGAGAGATCTAGAAGTTGAAGAACGTCATAAAAGGCATAAAGAGCGGATGAAACTGAAGGAGAAAATGAGGCATAGGTCAGGAGATCCCAAGTTGAGAGAGAAAACCCGAAGTACTGAAGAAATACGCAGGAAAAGTTTTGATAtgttaacaaaaaaaagttcacttGATTCTCAACAAAAGGACAAAAAGCTTAAAGATCAAGGACCAGGGCAGATTATGCCTTTGGATGCAAATGTTCAGCCTGTTACTTGCCCTGATGTGAAAGACTGGCTCTCAACTCCCGGACTAAAAGCAAATTTACCTGCTTCACCAAAATCTGATCAGGATCGGCCAACAGGTGTTCCAAAGATGACTCCAATGGTTTCTTGTCCAAGTTATGAAGATTTACTGCCCACAGCCCATATGCCTAACTGTGTGAATGAAGATTTAACCGATCTGTttgaaggaatagagtcccagaatTCGGTGACCATGTCAGCAATATCCATGAATGCCTATTCTCCTACTTTTTTTGATAGATACATTAGCATCCCCACTGGCATTCAAAGCAATCCAAATCAGACACCAACCAGCACTGTTCACGTATCTAGTCTCTTTCGATCAGTGTCAATGGATACCAGAAGGCCACAAGAAGTATTTGATAATTCTGAAAAGTTCTTTAGACAGCAAAGTGTGCCTACTTCATCGGATTATGAAACTTCTATTGCACAGCCAATGGAGGAAAAATCATTTGTTCATTCTGAGAGATTCTCTGGTTTATCGCCATGTGTTTCATCTGAGCATAGAATTTCCTCACCGCAGCTAGAACAGTCGCATTCTGGAGCTGCAAAGTCGTTCACTGAAAATCTTGCCCCTCCCCCTGAAAGTGTTCTTAATCATTTGCATGCAAAATCATTGCCATCACAAAGTCCCGAACCACTGGAGCCATCCATCGATAGCTTAGTCACTGATTTTGCCTTGCCATTAGATTCTTCAGAGCAGCAACCAAATACTCCTTTGATTTCTCCTAATTCAGCTTTAAATGCCAGTCTTGTGCCTATATCTGGAGCTCCATTTACTTCCAATGATTCAGCCCAGGATAAATTAAGCTATCCATCTTCTCCCCACAGACCAAATGAGCAGTTACCCCTCAGCCCAATGAGTAATTCTTTGGAGCATTCAATGAACTGGTCAATGGGTTCTGAATTGCACCTAAAGTCACCTCATCAATCTTTTGGAGAAATCACCAGGCCACAGTGTCCCCCAGACACTATACATAATACAGAATTGCCATTTGATTCATCTATTTTATCTCACTTTCCTGAATCCCCTATCCAGTGTCCAATATCAGGATCTGACACAGAGCAAGATGGAAACAGAGATGAAATGCCAGGCCTGGACCAAGTGGAACAGTCAGTAGCATTGGATAATGCTTTGCCATACATGTCTCCGATTAAAGCAAATTCACCATTTGATACCTGTAAGCCACTTCCTGATGAATGCTGTACTGCAGCTTCAGAAATGCACAACATAGTCGTGGAAAACCAGCAGGAACAAATTAAAGTTTCAGAAAAATGTGATGAGCCACAGCAGAATGTGACTGCTGGACAACAAGAAGAACACTTGCCATGGGCTGATTCTTTTGCAGATTCAATTGATGATCTTGATCTGGGACCATTTTCACTTCCAATCCTACCATTACCTGACAAAGACCCAGACATAGAAATGACAGAACCAGAATCTGAAGAGAGTGCTGAGATAACTGAAGCTAATGATCCTGTAGTTATTAGTACACATACTGAAGGTACAGATCATACTGCTATATCATCAGGGGAAGAGCATGGAGCTATCAATGAGATTCTAAAAGCAGTTACTCCGCCAGTGGAGGATACAATTGAGGACACTATGGAAAGAAACTCATTATGTGCTGAAGAGATTGGAGAAAAGGATAGTCAGCCGATTTCACCGCAGCatactgaaataaatacagaattcGAAGATGAAGCTATGACAGTTACTTCTAATGCATTGGTTGATGATGCCATCGTCAAAGTGCTTGAAACTACAGAAGCAATACCTAAACCAGTGACTGAGGCAGCAAAGCCAACCAAAGGAGAAGAGATTCCTCAACGAATCACAAGGAACCGAGCACAAATGTTGGCTAATCTGAACAAGCAAAATAATGCTGTCACCTTGGAGAAGGATACTGCTTCAGTTCAGTTAGGAAAACCTAAAGGGCGTATAGTGGAGGAGGACGATTCGCAGCATCCACGCAAAAGAAAAATCCCTCGTGGAAATCATCAACCAATAATTCTCAACCCGTCAGCACAGCAGACTCGGGAAATGATCCAGCAAACATTGGCAGCTATTGTTGATTCAATTAAATTAGATGACATTGAACCATATCACAGTGACAGATCAAACCCATACTTTGAGTATCTTCAAATTCGTAAAAAGATTGAGGAAAAGCGTAAAATATTGTGCTGTATAATTCCACAAGCACCTCAGTGCTATGCTGAATTTGTCACCTACACTGGTTCCTATTTATTGGATGGAAAACCACTCAGCAAACTCCATATCCCCGTG ATTGCACCACCGCCATCCTTGTGTGAGCCTTTGAAGGAGCTTTTCAGGCAGCAAGAGGCTGTGCGTGGCAAATTGCGTCTTCAACATAGCATTGAAAGG GAAAAGCTAATAGTTTCATGTGAACAAGAAATTCTACGAGTGCATTGTCGAGCAGCAAGAACAATAGCAAACCAAGCAGTGCCATTCAGTGCTTGCACAATGTTGCTTGATTCTGAGGTGTACAACATGCCATCAGAAAATCAG GGGGATGAAAATAAGACATCAGTGAGGGATCGATTTAATGCCCGACAGTTTATTTCATGGCTACAGGATGTCGATGATAAATATGACCGAATGAAG ACCTGTTTGCTAATGCGGCAGCAGCATGAAGCAGCTGCATTGAATGCAGTACAACGAATGGAATGGCAGCTAAAAGTGCAGGAGCTTGACCCAGCTGGACACAAGTCCCTGTGTGTCACTGAGGTCCCTTCCTTCTATGTGCCAATGGTGGATGTGAATGATGACTTTGTGCTTCTGCCAGCATGA